The proteins below come from a single Saccharopolyspora sp. SCSIO 74807 genomic window:
- the rpoB gene encoding DNA-directed RNA polymerase subunit beta produces MAVSRATKVSAASNYTSGIPGAPKRVSFANIREPLEVPDLLDLQVQSFEWLVGDETWFQRRVDAGEDNPVGGLEEVLSEISPIEDFSGSMSLSFTDPRFDEVKATVDECKDKDMTYAAPLFVTAEFTNHTTGEIKSQTVFMGDFPVMTDKGTFIINGTERVVVSQLVRSPGVYFDQSVDKSTDKDVYSVKIIPSRGAWLEFDVDKRDTVGVRIDRKRRQPVTVLLKALGWSAEAIRERFGFSETLLATLEKDHTAGQDEALLDIYRKLRPGEPPTKESAQTLLENLFFKEKRYDLARVGRYKVNKKLGLELPFESGVLTEDDIVTTIEYLVRLHAAETSMGEGELEVPVEVDDIDHFGNRRLRTVGELIQNQVRVGLSRMERVVRERMTTQDVEAITPQTLINIRPVVAAIREFFGTSQLSQFMDQTNPIAGLTHKRRLSALGPGGLSRERAGMEVRDVHPSHYGRMCPIETPEGPNIGLIGSLATFARVNPFGFIETPYRKVIDGQATDQIDYLTADEEDRHVKAQANTPIDEDGNFLEERVLGRRKGGEVELLAPTEIDYMDVSPRQMVSAATAMIPFLEHDDANRALMGANMQRQAVPLLRSEAPLVGTGMELRGAVDAGDVVVADKAGVIEELCADYVTVMADDGTRHTYRLQKFNRSNHGTCTNQKPIVNEGDRVEAGQVLADGPCTENGEMALGKNLRVAIMPWEGHNYEDAIILSQRLVQDDVMTSIHIEEHEVDARDTKLGAEEITRDIPNVSEDVLADLDERGIIRIGAEVQGGDILVGKVTPKGETELTPEERLLRAIFGEKAREVRDTSLKVPHGETGKVIGVRVFNRDEDDELPPGVNELVRVYVAQKRKIQDGDKLAGRHGNKGVIGKILPVEDMPFTEDGTPVDIILNTHGVPRRMNIGQVLETHLGWIASQGWSIDGDPDWAKRLPADLYEVDAGTNTASPVFDGAREEEITGLLASTKPNRDGERMVKEDGKAQLFDGRSGEPYPYSVALGYMYILKLSHLVDDKIHARSTGPYSMITQQPLGGKAQFGGQRFGEMECWAMQAYGAAYTLQELLTIKSDDVIGRVKVYEAVVKGENIPDPGIPESFKVLLKELQSLCLNVEVLSTDGAAIEMRDGDDEDLERAAANLGINLSRNESPSVDDVVQ; encoded by the coding sequence TTGGCAGTCTCCCGCGCGACCAAGGTCTCTGCAGCTTCCAACTACACGTCGGGGATCCCTGGGGCACCCAAGCGGGTCTCTTTCGCGAACATCCGCGAACCGTTGGAAGTGCCTGATCTGCTCGATCTGCAGGTCCAGTCCTTCGAATGGCTCGTCGGCGACGAGACCTGGTTCCAGCGCCGGGTCGACGCCGGCGAGGACAACCCCGTCGGTGGTCTGGAAGAGGTCCTCAGCGAGATCTCCCCGATCGAGGACTTCTCCGGCTCGATGTCCCTGTCGTTCACCGACCCGCGCTTCGACGAGGTCAAAGCCACGGTCGATGAGTGCAAAGACAAGGACATGACCTACGCGGCCCCGCTGTTCGTCACCGCGGAGTTCACCAACCACACCACTGGCGAGATCAAGAGCCAGACGGTGTTCATGGGTGACTTCCCGGTCATGACGGACAAGGGCACCTTCATCATCAACGGAACCGAGCGGGTCGTCGTGTCCCAGCTCGTCCGGTCCCCGGGTGTCTACTTCGACCAGTCGGTCGACAAGAGCACCGACAAGGACGTCTACAGCGTGAAGATCATCCCCAGCCGCGGTGCGTGGCTGGAGTTCGACGTCGACAAGCGCGACACCGTCGGCGTCCGCATCGACCGCAAGCGCCGCCAGCCGGTCACCGTGCTGCTCAAGGCGCTGGGCTGGTCCGCGGAGGCGATCCGCGAGCGGTTCGGCTTCTCCGAGACGCTGCTGGCGACCCTGGAGAAGGACCACACCGCAGGGCAGGACGAGGCCCTGCTGGACATCTACCGCAAGCTGCGCCCCGGCGAGCCGCCGACCAAGGAGAGCGCGCAGACCCTGCTGGAGAACCTGTTCTTCAAGGAGAAGCGCTACGACTTGGCCCGGGTCGGCCGGTACAAGGTCAACAAGAAGCTCGGCCTGGAGCTGCCCTTCGAGTCCGGCGTGCTCACCGAGGACGACATCGTCACCACCATCGAGTACCTGGTGCGGCTGCACGCGGCCGAGACCTCGATGGGCGAGGGCGAGCTCGAGGTCCCGGTCGAGGTCGACGACATCGACCACTTCGGCAACCGCCGCCTGCGCACCGTCGGTGAGTTGATCCAGAACCAGGTCCGGGTCGGCCTGTCCCGCATGGAGCGGGTCGTCCGAGAGCGGATGACCACCCAGGACGTCGAGGCGATCACGCCGCAGACCCTGATCAACATCCGCCCGGTGGTGGCGGCGATCCGGGAGTTCTTCGGCACCTCGCAGCTCTCCCAGTTCATGGACCAGACCAACCCGATCGCGGGCCTGACGCACAAGCGCCGGCTCTCCGCGCTCGGGCCGGGCGGTCTGTCCCGGGAACGCGCGGGCATGGAGGTCCGCGACGTGCACCCGTCGCACTACGGCCGGATGTGCCCGATCGAGACGCCGGAAGGCCCGAACATCGGCCTGATCGGCTCGCTCGCCACGTTCGCCCGGGTCAATCCGTTCGGGTTCATCGAGACGCCGTACCGCAAGGTCATCGACGGTCAGGCCACCGACCAGATCGACTACCTGACCGCGGACGAAGAGGACCGCCACGTCAAGGCGCAGGCGAACACGCCGATCGACGAGGACGGCAACTTCCTCGAGGAGCGCGTCCTTGGCCGCCGGAAGGGCGGCGAGGTCGAGCTGCTGGCGCCGACCGAGATCGACTACATGGACGTCTCGCCGCGGCAGATGGTCTCCGCCGCGACCGCGATGATCCCGTTCCTGGAGCACGACGACGCCAACCGCGCTCTGATGGGCGCGAACATGCAGCGGCAGGCGGTCCCGCTGCTGCGCAGCGAGGCTCCGCTGGTGGGTACCGGCATGGAGCTGCGCGGTGCGGTCGACGCCGGCGACGTCGTGGTGGCCGACAAGGCCGGCGTCATCGAGGAGCTGTGCGCCGACTACGTGACGGTGATGGCCGACGACGGCACCCGGCACACCTACCGGTTGCAGAAGTTCAACCGCTCGAACCACGGCACCTGCACCAACCAGAAGCCGATCGTCAACGAGGGCGACCGGGTCGAGGCCGGGCAGGTCCTCGCGGACGGGCCGTGCACCGAGAACGGCGAGATGGCGCTGGGCAAGAACCTGCGCGTGGCCATCATGCCGTGGGAGGGGCACAACTACGAGGACGCGATCATCCTGTCCCAGCGACTGGTGCAGGACGACGTGATGACCTCGATCCACATCGAGGAGCACGAGGTCGACGCCCGGGACACCAAGCTCGGTGCCGAGGAGATCACCCGGGACATCCCGAACGTCTCCGAGGACGTGCTGGCCGACCTCGACGAGCGCGGCATCATCCGGATCGGCGCCGAGGTGCAGGGCGGCGACATCCTGGTCGGCAAGGTGACCCCGAAGGGTGAGACCGAGCTGACGCCGGAGGAGCGGCTGCTGCGGGCGATCTTCGGTGAGAAGGCCCGCGAGGTCCGGGACACCTCGCTGAAGGTGCCGCACGGCGAGACCGGCAAGGTCATCGGCGTCCGGGTGTTCAACCGGGACGAGGACGACGAGCTGCCGCCCGGGGTCAACGAGCTCGTGCGGGTCTACGTCGCGCAGAAGCGCAAGATCCAGGATGGTGACAAGCTCGCGGGCCGGCACGGCAACAAGGGCGTCATCGGCAAGATCCTGCCGGTCGAGGACATGCCGTTCACCGAGGACGGCACCCCGGTCGACATCATCCTGAACACGCACGGCGTGCCGCGACGGATGAACATCGGGCAGGTGCTCGAGACCCACCTCGGGTGGATCGCCTCGCAGGGCTGGTCCATCGACGGGGATCCGGACTGGGCGAAGCGGCTGCCCGCCGATCTCTACGAGGTCGACGCGGGTACGAACACCGCGAGCCCGGTGTTCGACGGTGCCCGCGAGGAGGAGATCACCGGCCTGCTGGCCTCCACCAAGCCGAACCGCGACGGCGAGCGCATGGTCAAGGAGGACGGCAAGGCGCAGCTGTTCGACGGGCGCAGCGGGGAGCCGTACCCCTACTCGGTGGCTCTCGGGTACATGTACATCCTGAAGCTGTCGCACCTGGTGGACGACAAGATCCACGCCCGCTCCACCGGCCCGTACTCGATGATCACGCAGCAGCCGCTGGGTGGTAAGGCGCAGTTCGGTGGCCAGCGCTTCGGTGAGATGGAGTGCTGGGCGATGCAGGCGTACGGCGCCGCCTACACCTTGCAGGAGCTGCTGACGATCAAGTCGGACGACGTGATCGGCCGCGTGAAGGTGTACGAGGCCGTCGTCAAGGGCGAGAACATCCCGGACCCGGGCATTCCGGAGTCGTTCAAGGTGCTGCTCAAGGAGCTCCAGTCGCTGTGCCTGAACGTCGAGGTGCTCTCCACGGACGGTGCGGCGATCGAGATGCGCGATGGCGACGACGAGGACCTGGAGCGTGCCGCGGCCAACCTCGGCATCAACCTGTCCCGCAACGAGTCGCCGTCGGTGGACGACGTCGTTCAGTGA
- a CDS encoding DNA-directed RNA polymerase subunit beta' → MLDVNFFDELRIGLATADDIRQWSFGEVKKPETINYRTLKPEKDGLFCEKIFGPTRDWECYCGKYKRVRFKGIICERCGVEVTRAKVRRERMGHIELAASVTHIWYFKGVPSRLGYLLDLAPKDLEKIIYFAAYVVTSVNTEMRHNDLSTLENEMQVERKRIADQRDADLEARAQKLESDVAELENEGAKSDVRRKVKEGGEREMRQLRDRAQRDIDKLDEIWETFTKLEPRQLISDELLYRELYDRYGEYFTGGMGAEAIQALLQDFDIDAEAESLRETIRSGKGQKKLRALKRLKVVAAFQTTGNNPGGMVLNCVPVIPPDLRPMVQLDGGRFATSDLNDLYRRVINRNNRLKRLIDLGAPEIIVNNEKRMLQESVDALFDNGRRGRPVTGPGNRPLKSLSDLLKGKQGRFRQNLLGKRVDYSGRSVIVVGPQLKLHQCGLPKEMAVELFKPFVMKRLVDLNHAQNIKSAKRMVERQRPQVWDVLEEVIAEHPVLLNRAPTLHRLGIQAFEPQLVEGKAIQLHPLVCEAFNADFDGDQMAVHLPLSAEAQAEARVLMLSSNNILSPASGRPLAMPRLDMVTGLYHLTRQVDGAEGEGQSYSSVGEAIMAYDRGGLSLQAKIRIRLRDVVPAKEATPEDWEPGKPWLAETTLGRVFFNELLPEDYAFVNDLLPKKRQAAIVNDLAERYPMVTVAQTLDKLKDAGFFWATRSGVTVSISDVVVPETKGEILDSYEQRADQVEKRYRRGALSYQERNAELVRVWTEAKDEVADAMEKNFPDDNSISMIVKSGAAGNMTQVVQLAGMRGLVSNPKGEYIPRPIKANYREGLSVLEYFISNHGARKGLADTALRTADSGYLTRRLVDVSQDVIVREADCGTERGIRMPIAEVLPDGTVLRDAHAETSVYARTTADDVTDADGNIVLTRGSDLGDPAIEKLLAAKVTKAKVRSVLTCESGNGVCAVCYGRSMATGKLVDVGEAVGIVAAQSIGEPGTQLTMRTFHQGGVAGDDITTGLPRVTELFEARIPKGKAPIADAPGRIRMEDNDRYWKITIIPDDGSDEIVYDKLSKRQRLAVISVDGTERQISDGDHVDVGQQLLEGAVDPHEVLRVMGPREAQLHLVREVQEVYRSQGVGIHDKHVEVIVRQMLRRVIIIDSGATEFLPGSPVERSQFEGENRRVVAEGGDPASGRPVLMGITKASLATESWLSAASFQETTRILTNAAIEGASDKLVGLKENVIIGKLIPAGTGINRYRNIQVQPTEEARAAAYAIPSYDDGYYTPDVFGAGTGAAVPLDDYDFGRDYR, encoded by the coding sequence GTGCTGGACGTCAACTTCTTCGATGAACTCCGCATCGGCCTCGCCACGGCCGACGACATCCGCCAGTGGTCGTTCGGCGAGGTCAAGAAGCCCGAGACGATCAACTACCGCACCCTGAAGCCGGAGAAGGACGGGCTGTTCTGCGAAAAGATCTTCGGCCCGACCCGTGACTGGGAATGCTACTGCGGCAAGTACAAGCGGGTCCGGTTCAAGGGCATCATCTGTGAGCGCTGCGGCGTCGAGGTGACCCGGGCCAAGGTCCGCCGCGAGCGGATGGGGCACATCGAGCTCGCTGCCTCGGTGACGCACATCTGGTACTTCAAGGGCGTGCCGAGTCGGCTCGGTTACCTGCTCGACCTGGCGCCGAAGGATCTCGAGAAGATCATCTACTTCGCCGCCTACGTGGTCACCTCGGTGAACACCGAGATGCGGCACAACGACCTGTCCACGCTCGAGAACGAGATGCAGGTCGAGCGCAAGCGGATCGCGGACCAGCGGGACGCGGACCTGGAGGCCCGGGCCCAGAAGCTGGAATCCGACGTGGCCGAGCTCGAGAACGAGGGCGCCAAGAGCGATGTGCGGCGCAAGGTCAAGGAAGGCGGCGAGCGCGAGATGCGCCAGCTGCGCGACCGGGCCCAGCGCGACATCGACAAGCTCGACGAGATCTGGGAGACCTTCACCAAGCTGGAGCCCCGGCAACTGATCTCGGACGAGCTGCTCTACCGCGAGCTCTACGACCGCTACGGCGAGTACTTCACCGGTGGCATGGGCGCCGAGGCCATCCAGGCGCTGCTGCAGGACTTCGACATCGACGCCGAGGCCGAGTCGCTGCGCGAGACCATCCGCTCCGGCAAGGGCCAGAAGAAGCTGCGCGCGCTGAAGCGGCTCAAGGTCGTCGCGGCGTTCCAGACCACCGGGAACAACCCCGGCGGCATGGTGCTCAACTGCGTCCCGGTGATACCGCCGGACCTGCGCCCGATGGTGCAGCTCGACGGTGGCCGGTTCGCGACCTCCGACCTCAACGACCTCTACCGCCGGGTGATCAACCGGAACAACCGCCTCAAGCGGCTGATCGACCTCGGTGCACCCGAGATCATCGTGAACAACGAGAAGCGGATGTTGCAGGAGTCCGTGGACGCGCTGTTCGACAACGGCCGTCGCGGGCGTCCGGTAACCGGTCCCGGCAACCGGCCGCTGAAGTCGTTGTCCGACCTGCTCAAGGGCAAGCAGGGCCGATTCCGGCAGAACCTGCTCGGCAAGCGCGTGGACTACTCGGGCCGTTCCGTCATCGTCGTCGGCCCGCAGCTCAAGCTGCACCAGTGCGGGCTGCCGAAGGAGATGGCGGTCGAGCTGTTCAAGCCGTTCGTGATGAAGCGGCTTGTCGACCTCAACCACGCGCAGAACATCAAGTCCGCGAAGCGGATGGTGGAGCGCCAGCGCCCGCAGGTGTGGGACGTGCTGGAAGAGGTCATCGCCGAGCACCCGGTGCTGCTCAACCGTGCTCCCACGCTGCACCGCCTGGGCATCCAGGCGTTCGAGCCGCAGCTGGTGGAGGGCAAGGCGATCCAGCTGCACCCGCTGGTCTGCGAGGCGTTCAACGCCGACTTCGACGGTGACCAGATGGCGGTGCACCTGCCGTTGTCCGCCGAGGCGCAGGCCGAGGCCCGGGTGCTGATGCTGTCCAGCAACAACATCCTCTCGCCCGCGTCCGGCAGGCCGCTGGCGATGCCCCGGCTGGACATGGTCACCGGCCTGTACCACCTGACGCGGCAGGTCGACGGTGCCGAGGGCGAAGGCCAGTCGTACTCGTCGGTCGGCGAGGCGATCATGGCCTACGACCGCGGCGGTCTCTCGCTGCAGGCGAAGATCCGGATCCGGCTGCGCGACGTGGTCCCGGCCAAGGAGGCCACCCCCGAGGACTGGGAGCCGGGCAAGCCCTGGCTGGCCGAGACCACCTTGGGCCGGGTGTTCTTCAACGAGCTGCTGCCGGAGGACTACGCGTTCGTCAACGACCTGCTGCCGAAGAAGCGGCAGGCGGCGATCGTCAACGACCTGGCCGAGCGGTACCCGATGGTCACCGTCGCCCAGACGCTGGACAAGCTCAAGGACGCCGGGTTCTTCTGGGCGACCCGTTCGGGCGTGACCGTGTCGATCTCCGACGTGGTGGTTCCGGAGACCAAGGGCGAGATCCTGGACTCCTACGAGCAGCGCGCCGACCAGGTGGAGAAGCGCTACCGCCGCGGTGCGCTGTCCTACCAGGAGCGCAACGCCGAACTGGTCCGGGTGTGGACGGAGGCCAAGGACGAGGTCGCCGACGCCATGGAGAAGAACTTCCCGGACGACAACTCGATCAGCATGATCGTGAAGTCCGGGGCGGCGGGGAACATGACCCAGGTCGTGCAGCTCGCCGGGATGCGCGGGCTGGTGTCGAACCCGAAGGGCGAGTACATCCCGCGTCCGATCAAGGCGAACTACCGCGAGGGCCTTTCCGTGCTGGAGTACTTCATCTCCAACCACGGTGCCCGCAAGGGTCTGGCCGACACCGCGCTGCGCACCGCCGACTCCGGTTACCTGACCCGGCGCTTGGTGGACGTCTCGCAGGACGTGATCGTCCGGGAGGCCGACTGCGGTACCGAGCGCGGCATCCGGATGCCGATCGCCGAGGTGCTGCCGGACGGCACGGTGCTGCGGGACGCGCACGCGGAGACCAGCGTGTACGCCCGCACCACGGCCGACGACGTCACCGACGCCGACGGCAACATCGTGCTCACCCGCGGTTCGGACCTGGGCGACCCGGCGATCGAGAAGCTGCTCGCCGCCAAGGTCACCAAGGCCAAGGTCCGCAGCGTGCTGACCTGCGAGTCCGGTAACGGGGTCTGCGCGGTCTGCTACGGCCGCTCGATGGCCACCGGCAAGTTGGTGGACGTCGGCGAGGCCGTCGGCATCGTCGCCGCCCAGTCCATCGGTGAGCCCGGCACGCAGCTCACGATGCGTACCTTCCACCAGGGCGGTGTCGCCGGTGACGACATCACCACCGGTCTGCCGCGCGTCACCGAGTTGTTCGAGGCCCGGATCCCGAAGGGCAAGGCGCCGATCGCGGACGCCCCCGGCCGGATCCGGATGGAGGACAACGACCGGTACTGGAAGATCACGATCATTCCGGACGACGGCAGCGACGAGATCGTCTACGACAAGCTGTCCAAGCGGCAGCGGCTCGCGGTGATCTCGGTGGACGGCACCGAGCGGCAGATCTCCGACGGGGACCACGTCGACGTCGGCCAGCAGCTGCTGGAAGGCGCCGTCGACCCGCACGAGGTGCTGCGCGTGATGGGCCCGCGGGAGGCGCAGCTGCACCTGGTCCGCGAGGTCCAGGAGGTGTACCGCTCGCAGGGTGTGGGCATCCACGACAAGCACGTCGAGGTGATCGTCCGCCAGATGCTGCGCCGGGTCATCATCATCGACTCCGGTGCGACCGAGTTCCTGCCCGGCTCCCCGGTGGAGCGCTCGCAGTTCGAGGGCGAGAACCGCCGCGTGGTGGCCGAGGGCGGCGACCCGGCCTCCGGCCGTCCGGTGCTGATGGGCATCACCAAGGCGTCGCTGGCGACCGAGTCCTGGCTGTCGGCGGCCTCCTTCCAGGAGACGACCCGCATCCTCACGAACGCCGCCATTGAGGGCGCCAGCGACAAGCTGGTCGGCCTCAAGGAGAACGTGATCATCGGTAAGTTGATCCCGGCCGGTACCGGCATCAACCGCTACCGCAACATCCAGGTGCAGCCGACCGAGGAGGCACGGGCCGCGGCCTACGCGATCCCGTCCTACGACGACGGCTACTACACCCCGGACGTGTTCGGTGCGGGCACCGGTGCTGCGGTGCCGCTGGACGACTACGACTTCGGCCGCGACTACCGGTAA
- a CDS encoding CHAT domain-containing protein, producing the protein MNDDAGRPEGDSGGQQRSNGGNAHAAAGSTWFAGEQEQPSAPQARPSLEQRYADAIAAMNRIISTLEFEDLPWVTEVFRTTAGVLDERDPARAGVLNNLGSASQLAHLNSKQLGDLEDAVGYYRDASTSAQTDDPDLVLYLCNLALALTDLGTRSAAAQPAEEAVRAAREAVEQTPRRDPRRVMALVRLANSLKAHARLADDASSDDASIGAFRDAARAASSSGGSDPSELRINLGAALMRRHQRTGSPQDLEEGISHLRGGADGLADGEPRRNALCHLASALRLRFEQAGDLGDLESGISELIGVLGVLGAGHPLTGRVLVLLAESTVEHVDSTGEPGPLRRTLRAYASSARGMAADDARRALAFAGYGALLRRHFQHGGETDSLDTAVTAGEVSAQEAAGADRRAVLNSLAMTLLTRYGNNGDEQDLRRAEEVCEQAVAAGQDSPHIAWTQLGVIAGHRFRRSTRTTDMESAVDWFDRALQAMSPYAPERAYVATQLGRALRSLHQRTGRRRYYRWARRVLSEAAGQQTAPADQRLRAASLAGRLAAGAQRWSEALESFSAAVELLPLVVRGKRAVASPAVQQHWALIAADAAACAVENGEPERAVELLEHGRSALMSDFLPAEGELGRLHRDHPELADEAVRLRRLLDRPPGEPALADPEDGTGLRSRLVHAWEDMLREVRSDSAHAEHLRVRSFAELSGGEEGSVEGSVVLVNLSRYRSDALILFAGRVVIVPLPGAGPDSAREQARAALAATERRDQSAMVEALDWLWHNISRPTLDRMGYVGTPEEGQRWPRVWWCVIGALGYLPLHAATAKDGPSALDRVVSSYIPSLGVLEDTRQRPLPENGAALVAASSNGRVSRELPPQNQVLAQYWPNAEIVSPETAAPDELLRILPGYAWLHVCEPSVQYPGQPAAGRLVEREAPQRPVGLVDLGQVGLQHAEFGFLGNCSTFVDNPSAAALPLATALGFAGFAHVIGTLWEVDEDSALRVHTEVYDDVFGSGENDTARSAHALHGAARRLRAAHPDSPARWAAHLHVGP; encoded by the coding sequence ATGAATGACGATGCGGGCCGGCCGGAGGGCGACTCCGGCGGGCAGCAGCGTTCCAATGGAGGCAATGCGCACGCCGCGGCGGGGTCCACATGGTTCGCCGGCGAGCAGGAGCAGCCGTCCGCTCCGCAGGCGCGGCCCAGCCTGGAGCAGCGCTACGCCGACGCGATCGCCGCGATGAACCGGATCATCTCGACGTTGGAGTTCGAGGATCTGCCGTGGGTGACCGAGGTCTTCCGCACCACCGCGGGAGTGCTCGACGAGCGGGACCCGGCGCGCGCCGGTGTGCTGAACAACCTGGGCAGCGCATCCCAGCTGGCGCATTTGAACAGCAAGCAGCTCGGGGATCTGGAAGACGCGGTCGGCTACTACCGCGACGCCTCGACCAGCGCGCAGACCGACGATCCGGACCTGGTGCTGTACCTGTGCAACCTCGCCCTGGCGCTGACCGACCTGGGCACGAGGAGCGCAGCGGCGCAGCCCGCCGAGGAGGCGGTGCGGGCGGCTCGGGAAGCGGTCGAGCAGACGCCGCGCCGGGATCCAAGGCGCGTGATGGCGCTGGTCCGGCTGGCCAATTCGCTGAAGGCGCACGCGCGACTGGCCGATGACGCCTCCTCCGACGACGCCTCGATCGGCGCCTTCCGGGACGCGGCCCGCGCCGCCTCCAGCAGCGGCGGTTCCGACCCGTCCGAGCTGCGGATCAACCTGGGAGCCGCGTTGATGCGCAGGCACCAGCGCACCGGGTCCCCGCAGGACCTGGAAGAGGGGATCTCGCACCTGCGCGGCGGCGCGGACGGGCTCGCCGACGGGGAGCCCCGGCGCAACGCCCTGTGCCACCTGGCCAGCGCGCTGCGACTGCGCTTCGAGCAGGCCGGGGACCTGGGCGACCTGGAATCGGGGATCAGCGAGCTGATCGGGGTGCTGGGCGTGCTCGGCGCCGGGCATCCGCTGACCGGGCGGGTACTGGTCCTGCTCGCCGAATCGACTGTCGAGCACGTGGACAGCACCGGCGAGCCGGGGCCGTTGCGGCGGACGTTGCGCGCCTACGCCTCCAGCGCCCGCGGGATGGCCGCCGACGACGCTCGCCGGGCATTGGCTTTCGCCGGCTACGGAGCCTTGCTGCGCAGGCATTTCCAGCACGGTGGCGAGACCGACTCGCTGGATACGGCCGTCACCGCCGGGGAGGTCTCGGCGCAGGAGGCCGCGGGAGCCGACCGGCGGGCGGTGCTGAACTCGCTGGCGATGACGCTGCTGACCCGGTACGGCAACAACGGCGATGAGCAGGATCTGCGGCGTGCCGAGGAGGTCTGCGAACAGGCGGTCGCGGCCGGGCAGGATTCGCCGCACATCGCGTGGACGCAGCTCGGCGTGATCGCGGGGCACCGGTTCCGCCGCAGCACCCGCACCACGGACATGGAATCCGCGGTCGACTGGTTCGACCGCGCGCTGCAAGCGATGTCGCCGTACGCGCCTGAGCGTGCCTACGTGGCTACGCAGCTCGGACGCGCGCTGCGATCGCTGCACCAGCGCACCGGCAGGCGCCGGTACTACCGGTGGGCGCGCAGGGTGCTGTCCGAGGCGGCCGGGCAGCAGACGGCGCCTGCCGATCAGCGGCTGCGCGCGGCGAGCCTGGCCGGGCGGCTCGCGGCAGGGGCGCAACGCTGGTCCGAGGCGCTGGAGTCCTTCAGCGCCGCAGTGGAACTGCTGCCGCTGGTGGTGCGAGGTAAGCGCGCCGTGGCTTCTCCGGCCGTGCAGCAGCATTGGGCGCTGATCGCCGCGGATGCGGCCGCCTGCGCCGTGGAGAACGGCGAACCGGAACGCGCGGTCGAGCTGCTGGAGCACGGTCGCAGCGCGCTGATGTCGGACTTCCTGCCCGCCGAGGGCGAGCTGGGCAGGCTGCACCGGGACCACCCCGAGCTCGCGGACGAAGCGGTGCGGCTGCGCAGGCTGCTGGACCGGCCTCCGGGCGAGCCCGCGCTGGCCGATCCGGAAGACGGCACGGGCTTGCGCAGCAGGCTGGTGCACGCCTGGGAGGACATGCTGCGCGAGGTGCGTTCGGATTCGGCGCACGCCGAGCACCTGCGGGTCCGGTCGTTCGCCGAGCTCTCCGGCGGCGAGGAGGGCTCGGTGGAGGGTTCGGTGGTGCTGGTCAACCTGAGCCGGTACCGATCGGACGCGCTGATCTTGTTCGCCGGCCGGGTGGTGATCGTGCCGCTGCCGGGCGCCGGCCCGGACTCGGCGCGGGAGCAGGCGCGCGCCGCGCTGGCCGCCACCGAGCGGCGTGACCAGTCGGCGATGGTGGAGGCGCTGGATTGGCTGTGGCACAACATCAGCCGCCCCACCCTGGACCGGATGGGCTACGTGGGGACGCCCGAGGAAGGCCAGCGCTGGCCGCGCGTGTGGTGGTGCGTGATCGGCGCCCTCGGATATCTGCCGTTGCACGCGGCCACCGCGAAGGACGGCCCGAGCGCGCTGGACCGCGTGGTGTCGTCCTACATCCCGTCGCTGGGAGTGCTGGAGGACACGCGGCAACGGCCGCTGCCGGAGAACGGGGCGGCGTTGGTCGCCGCGAGCTCCAACGGCCGGGTGTCCCGCGAGTTGCCGCCGCAGAACCAAGTGCTGGCGCAGTACTGGCCGAACGCCGAGATCGTCTCACCCGAGACGGCGGCGCCGGACGAACTGCTGCGCATCCTCCCCGGCTACGCCTGGCTGCACGTGTGCGAACCGAGCGTGCAGTACCCGGGGCAGCCCGCTGCTGGCCGCCTCGTCGAGCGGGAGGCGCCGCAGCGCCCGGTCGGGCTGGTCGACCTCGGCCAGGTGGGGCTGCAACACGCCGAGTTCGGTTTCCTGGGCAACTGCTCGACGTTCGTGGACAACCCCTCGGCCGCCGCGCTGCCGCTTGCCACGGCGCTCGGCTTCGCCGGGTTCGCGCACGTCATCGGGACCCTGTGGGAAGTCGACGAGGACAGCGCGCTGCGCGTGCACACCGAGGTCTACGACGACGTCTTCGGTTCGGGTGAGAACGACACCGCCCGCTCGGCGCACGCGTTGCACGGCGCGGCCCGCCGGCTGCGCGCCGCGCACCCGGACTCACCGGCCCGCTGGGCGGCGCACCTGCACGTCGGTCCGTGA